The following are encoded together in the Adhaeribacter arboris genome:
- a CDS encoding alpha/beta hydrolase, with translation MLTKYLLLFFTLFTFYTAQAAKVDTLEINSVAMNTKLHAGIVVPESYKKQKKTIYPVLYLLHGYSGDFRDWLTKVPDKTVLTNLADQYQMIIVTPDGGFSSWYLDSPLDKTSQYETFITEELVQEVQNKYRTLTSREGRFISGLSMGGHGALYLSARHPDLYLAAASMSGALDIASIQGGDLMKSMESLLGPKTQNYEKFVQNSVVNMVPQLKASPVKILFDCGVDDFLIESNRELHRRLVIEKVPHEYIERPGAHTWPYWGNALPYHMLFFQKTRQEAAGK, from the coding sequence ATGCTTACCAAATACCTGCTTTTATTTTTTACCCTGTTTACTTTTTATACTGCCCAAGCTGCTAAAGTAGATACCTTAGAAATTAACAGTGTCGCCATGAACACGAAGCTTCACGCCGGTATAGTAGTGCCTGAGAGTTATAAAAAGCAAAAGAAAACTATTTATCCGGTGCTTTATCTACTTCATGGCTACAGTGGAGATTTCCGGGATTGGTTGACCAAAGTGCCGGATAAAACGGTGTTAACAAATCTTGCGGACCAATACCAGATGATTATTGTTACTCCGGATGGGGGATTTAGCAGTTGGTACCTGGATAGCCCGTTGGATAAAACCAGTCAGTACGAAACTTTTATTACAGAAGAACTGGTGCAGGAAGTTCAAAATAAATACCGTACTCTAACTTCACGCGAAGGACGGTTTATTTCGGGTTTAAGTATGGGAGGCCACGGTGCCTTGTATTTATCGGCCCGCCACCCCGATTTATACTTAGCCGCGGCTAGTATGAGCGGAGCTTTGGATATTGCCTCTATTCAAGGTGGTGATTTAATGAAGAGTATGGAAAGTTTGCTGGGACCAAAGACACAGAATTACGAAAAATTTGTTCAGAACTCCGTGGTAAATATGGTTCCGCAGCTAAAAGCCAGTCCGGTTAAAATACTATTTGATTGTGGTGTAGATGATTTTTTGATTGAAAGTAACCGTGAATTACACCGGCGTTTAGTAATTGAAAAAGTGCCTCATGAATATATTGAACGACCTGGGGCGCATACCTGGCCTTACTGGGGCAATGCGTTGCCCTATCATATGTTGTTTTTCCAAAAAACCCGGCAAGAAGCGGCAGGTAAGTAA
- a CDS encoding plastocyanin/azurin family copper-binding protein has protein sequence MKRINKINYVVKATLVAAGLLFLQNTGWAQTKVNPATGSKQPAPAPKGLTKVEAAPAKEDDYYTLISLPVPEDVILEVGGMATLPDGSLAVCTRRGEVWIVSNPTVSGEDRPTYKRFAQGLHEPLGLAYKDGDIYVTQRSELTRLRDADGDGKADSYDKIYSWPLSGNYHEYSYGPTFLPNGNMLVTLNVGWSNSLGHGVSLVPWRGWTLEITPDGKMTPFAAGMRSPAGYGFNAAGDFFYTENQGDWVGSGRISHVEKGDFLGNAESLNWSGLPGSPLKLKPQDVPNTGEPLYDVAKRVPELKAPAIWMPHGIFGISTSAFLNDNTNGKFGPFQNQIFVGDQGQSKIMRVDLEKVKGEYQGVAFGFREGFSSGILRQVWGHDGSMFVGMTSRGWSSTGKELFSLQRLVWTGRTPFEMKTIHAMPDGFEIEFTQPVDKAIAAALTSYKVTGFNYKYHATYGSPVINNKECSIRGVVVSPDGMKARLVVDDLRLGYIHEINTDGVRSATGQPLLHNVGYYTLNNLPDGEKLNIARAAAPAHDHAAMMASASKAAGSTKTTTKASATESTSANTTAGTKMAKRVTEMPAAWNGTADYTINMGTKPGLKFEPSQFQVKAGSKIRVVFQNDDDMLHNFVVVLPGTAIEVGTLAMKLGLEGQQKNYIPSTNKVLYHTNLLQPQSTETIYFIAPEKPGNYNYECSVPGHFYSMQGTMKVLPK, from the coding sequence ATGAAAAGAATAAATAAAATAAACTATGTAGTCAAAGCTACCTTGGTAGCAGCGGGACTTTTATTTTTACAAAATACCGGCTGGGCGCAAACCAAGGTAAATCCAGCTACCGGCAGTAAACAACCGGCTCCGGCTCCTAAAGGCTTAACCAAAGTAGAGGCCGCTCCGGCGAAAGAAGACGATTATTATACCTTAATTTCACTGCCGGTTCCGGAAGATGTAATTCTGGAAGTAGGTGGTATGGCTACTTTACCCGATGGCAGCTTAGCAGTTTGTACCCGCCGCGGCGAAGTCTGGATAGTATCGAACCCCACTGTTTCCGGGGAGGACCGGCCTACTTACAAGCGCTTCGCGCAAGGTTTGCATGAGCCGTTAGGTCTGGCTTACAAAGACGGCGATATTTATGTAACTCAACGCAGTGAACTAACCCGTTTACGCGATGCCGACGGGGATGGCAAAGCGGATTCTTACGATAAAATATATTCCTGGCCTTTATCCGGTAATTACCACGAGTATTCCTATGGCCCTACCTTTTTGCCCAACGGCAATATGCTAGTTACCCTTAACGTAGGCTGGAGCAATAGTTTAGGCCACGGGGTGAGTTTGGTTCCTTGGCGCGGTTGGACTTTAGAAATTACTCCGGATGGTAAAATGACTCCCTTTGCGGCCGGTATGCGTTCCCCGGCTGGTTACGGTTTTAATGCGGCCGGCGACTTCTTCTATACCGAAAACCAAGGGGACTGGGTAGGTTCTGGTCGTATTTCGCACGTAGAAAAAGGTGACTTTTTAGGCAATGCAGAAAGTTTAAACTGGTCCGGTTTGCCCGGTTCACCATTAAAATTAAAACCACAGGATGTACCTAATACCGGGGAGCCTTTATACGATGTAGCCAAGCGGGTACCGGAATTAAAAGCGCCCGCTATTTGGATGCCGCACGGGATTTTTGGTATTTCTACCTCTGCCTTCTTAAATGATAACACCAACGGTAAATTCGGTCCGTTCCAGAATCAAATATTTGTGGGTGACCAGGGCCAAAGCAAAATTATGCGCGTTGACTTGGAAAAAGTAAAAGGTGAGTACCAGGGCGTTGCTTTCGGCTTTCGGGAAGGATTTTCGTCGGGTATTTTGCGGCAGGTATGGGGCCACGATGGTTCTATGTTCGTGGGTATGACCAGCCGTGGATGGTCTTCGACGGGTAAAGAATTATTCAGTCTGCAACGTTTAGTCTGGACTGGTAGAACACCTTTCGAAATGAAAACTATTCACGCCATGCCCGATGGTTTTGAAATTGAGTTTACTCAACCCGTAGATAAAGCTATAGCTGCTGCTTTAACTTCTTACAAAGTAACCGGTTTTAACTATAAATACCACGCTACCTACGGCAGTCCCGTAATCAACAACAAGGAATGTTCTATTCGGGGAGTAGTGGTTTCGCCGGACGGGATGAAAGCACGTTTGGTAGTAGATGATTTACGCTTAGGCTATATTCACGAAATTAATACCGATGGCGTTCGTTCTGCTACGGGTCAGCCCTTACTGCATAATGTAGGTTATTACACCTTAAATAATTTACCAGACGGCGAAAAGCTGAATATTGCTCGGGCAGCTGCTCCCGCTCACGACCATGCAGCCATGATGGCCTCCGCAAGTAAAGCAGCAGGTAGTACAAAAACAACCACCAAAGCCAGCGCCACCGAATCAACTTCGGCTAATACAACAGCCGGAACTAAAATGGCCAAGCGCGTAACCGAAATGCCCGCCGCTTGGAATGGTACCGCGGATTACACCATTAACATGGGCACGAAGCCCGGACTTAAATTTGAACCGTCGCAGTTTCAGGTAAAAGCCGGTAGCAAAATACGAGTGGTATTTCAGAACGACGACGACATGCTGCATAATTTTGTGGTAGTTCTGCCCGGAACAGCCATTGAAGTAGGTACCTTAGCAATGAAGTTAGGCCTGGAAGGCCAACAAAAGAATTATATTCCGTCTACAAATAAAGTGTTGTACCATACCAACCTATTGCAGCCGCAGTCCACGGAAACCATTTACTTTATTGCGCCCGAAAAACCCGGTAACTACAATTACGAATGCTCCGTACCTGGCCATTTTTACTCCATGCAAGGCACCATGAAAGTGTTACCGAAATAA
- a CDS encoding ThuA domain-containing protein — translation MYRILIFLSFFSLLQTVTKPAPKKLLLVYAKNESDPTLSIARIQALQKVAKENKYTLDTTQINAKFSEQYLKKYSALVFINPANRLLNYRQRTELERYIQAGGGLLQISLPPPSETDWPWYTRLQEAGLKVQYVKSFQVPDKNQLKYWRTPFDGGFYSQITLTDEKQSFPDSEWFELLPDEWSYITNHPELDYRKATTKKVP, via the coding sequence ATGTACCGGATTTTAATTTTTTTATCTTTCTTTTCCTTACTGCAAACGGTAACAAAGCCGGCTCCTAAAAAGCTTTTGCTCGTGTATGCGAAAAACGAGTCGGACCCAACTCTGTCAATTGCGCGCATTCAGGCATTACAAAAAGTAGCAAAAGAAAATAAATATACCCTGGATACTACCCAGATCAACGCTAAATTCTCCGAGCAATATTTAAAAAAATACAGTGCGCTGGTATTTATTAACCCAGCGAATAGACTTCTGAATTACCGGCAACGTACCGAATTGGAACGATACATTCAGGCGGGTGGAGGCTTGCTCCAAATAAGTTTGCCTCCACCTTCGGAAACAGACTGGCCTTGGTACACCCGGTTGCAGGAAGCTGGCTTAAAAGTGCAATATGTGAAAAGTTTTCAAGTGCCGGATAAAAATCAGTTAAAATACTGGCGTACCCCCTTCGACGGTGGATTTTACTCTCAAATTACTTTAACGGACGAAAAACAATCTTTTCCAGACAGCGAATGGTTTGAGCTTTTGCCGGATGAATGGAGCTACATTACCAACCACCCGGAACTGGATTACAGGAAAGCAACTACCAAAAAGGTTCCGTAA
- a CDS encoding 3-keto-disaccharide hydrolase: MKFKINLKIILPLLCSLWWQYEGTAQTSTNAATLTPIALTDLSAFKPVSNNWKLAKDVFFDPIKGGNGKTTAGTGILVNTPGKSNNGHLFTTMEHGDIELELDFMMAKGSNAGVYLQGRYEVQMFDSWGEKDPKYSDAGAIYQRWDEKRGPGREGYEGHPPLVNVSKAPGLWQHYRIIFRAPRFNAQGQKIENARFVEVYQNGVLVQKNIEVTGPTRAAAFEDEKPLGPLMIQGDHGAVAIRNIKYQSYGTEEVKLIDLKLTSYDNIKALTDFTTQAPTAEMDIDVLAHLAPATRDQFAGKITGTIQVPTSGDYNFNLNLAWIPMDTNPNYINGAGELTIGDKKVLTVTGKTGVATGTVKLAAGTYPLTLFYFKSSSYWYARRNDIILSVSGPGVALTTLKSPLKVVEPVGAITVAVEDEPVMQRGFLEHMGKKRTHVLSVGEPGGANYAVDVSRGQFLQVWRGNFLETTPMWYGRGETQLEVPMGSVTPFPAKPSLTFLADQNAAWPDSNAAYNNLGYDISKAGRPVFKYTLGNATIRETLEPEDNGRKLTHTFTVTPGQEKQAIWCRVAEGSTITKLPNGLYAIGDKEYFVQLIDKEKPVIRKTAQNTEEMLLPVKAKEATGVVKYAIVW, encoded by the coding sequence ATGAAATTTAAAATTAATTTAAAAATCATTCTTCCTCTTTTGTGCTCCTTATGGTGGCAGTACGAAGGAACTGCCCAGACCAGTACTAATGCCGCAACTTTAACTCCCATTGCTTTAACGGACTTAAGTGCCTTTAAACCGGTAAGTAATAACTGGAAACTGGCGAAGGATGTATTTTTTGATCCAATAAAAGGGGGGAATGGCAAAACAACCGCTGGAACTGGCATTCTGGTGAACACCCCCGGCAAAAGTAACAATGGCCACTTGTTTACTACCATGGAGCACGGCGATATAGAACTGGAACTGGACTTTATGATGGCCAAAGGCTCTAATGCGGGCGTTTACCTGCAAGGCCGCTACGAGGTGCAAATGTTTGATTCCTGGGGAGAGAAAGACCCGAAATATTCGGATGCCGGTGCTATTTACCAACGCTGGGACGAAAAACGTGGCCCTGGCCGCGAAGGATACGAAGGCCATCCCCCTTTGGTAAACGTAAGCAAAGCCCCCGGACTATGGCAGCATTATAGAATTATATTCCGAGCTCCTCGTTTTAACGCCCAAGGACAAAAAATTGAAAATGCCCGCTTTGTGGAAGTGTATCAAAACGGCGTTTTGGTGCAGAAGAACATTGAAGTAACCGGCCCAACCCGGGCCGCCGCTTTCGAAGACGAAAAACCCTTAGGTCCACTTATGATTCAGGGCGACCACGGCGCGGTGGCTATCCGCAATATTAAATACCAATCATACGGCACCGAAGAAGTTAAATTAATTGACCTGAAATTAACCTCTTACGACAATATCAAAGCCTTAACCGATTTTACCACCCAGGCACCCACCGCTGAAATGGATATAGATGTGCTGGCACATCTCGCTCCCGCTACCCGCGACCAGTTTGCCGGCAAAATTACCGGTACCATTCAGGTACCAACATCCGGCGATTATAATTTTAATTTAAATCTGGCCTGGATTCCCATGGATACCAATCCAAACTACATTAACGGTGCCGGCGAATTAACCATTGGCGATAAGAAAGTATTAACCGTAACTGGTAAGACCGGAGTGGCGACTGGTACTGTAAAACTAGCGGCTGGTACATACCCGCTTACATTATTTTACTTTAAGAGCTCTTCGTACTGGTATGCTCGCCGCAACGATATTATTCTTTCGGTGAGTGGCCCGGGTGTGGCCCTGACTACTCTGAAATCTCCCTTAAAGGTGGTGGAACCAGTAGGAGCCATTACTGTAGCCGTAGAAGACGAACCAGTTATGCAACGGGGTTTTCTGGAGCATATGGGTAAAAAGAGAACGCACGTGCTATCCGTGGGTGAGCCGGGCGGCGCGAATTACGCCGTTGATGTGAGCCGGGGACAGTTTTTGCAAGTTTGGCGCGGCAATTTTCTGGAAACTACGCCAATGTGGTACGGTCGCGGCGAAACCCAATTAGAAGTTCCAATGGGCAGTGTAACTCCATTTCCGGCTAAACCTTCGCTCACTTTTTTAGCTGATCAAAATGCGGCTTGGCCGGACTCGAATGCGGCGTATAATAATTTAGGGTATGATATAAGCAAAGCCGGTCGTCCGGTTTTTAAATATACTTTAGGTAATGCCACTATTCGGGAAACTTTAGAACCAGAAGATAACGGCCGCAAATTAACGCATACTTTTACCGTAACACCCGGTCAGGAAAAACAAGCTATCTGGTGTCGGGTAGCCGAAGGCAGCACCATTACCAAACTACCAAATGGCCTTTACGCTATCGGCGATAAAGAGTATTTTGTTCAGCTAATCGACAAAGAAAAACCGGTAATCCGGAAAACTGCCCAGAACACCGAAGAAATGTTGCTACCGGTGAAAGCGAAAGAGGCAACTGGCGTAGTAAAATATGCTATTGTGTGGTAG